The following proteins are co-located in the Castanea sativa cultivar Marrone di Chiusa Pesio chromosome 8, ASM4071231v1 genome:
- the LOC142608123 gene encoding germin-like protein subfamily 1 member 17 encodes MTLVLNKDFCVAINNTNSAVFVNGKFCKDPAAVTADDFFFPGLNIPAITTNKVGFNVTLVNVDLLPGLNTLGISLARLDFAPYGLDPPHIHPRASEILVVAEGTLLVGFVTSNPNKLFTKVLNKGDVFAFPIGLIHFQFNIGQTNAVAFAGLNSQNPGVITIANAVFGSYPPINPDVLIKAFQVDKNVVDYLQKQF; translated from the exons ATGACCCTAGTCCTTAACAAAGACTTTTGTGTCGCAATCAACAACACCAATTCGGCTG TATTTGTGAATGGGAAATTTTGTAAGGATCCAGCAGCTGTCACAGCCGATGATTTTTTCTTCCCCGGACTCAATATTCCTGCAATCACTACAAATAAAGTCGGATTCAATGTCACCCTTGTGAACGTTGATCTATTGCCGGGTTTGAACACTCTAGGCATATCTTTGGCCCGTCTTGACTTTGCACCATACGGCTTGGATCCTCCGCACATTCACCCTCGTGCCTCTGAGATTCTAGTAGTTGCAGAGGGTACTCTCTTAGTTGGATTTGTCACATCCAACCCAAACAAACTTTTCACCAAAGTTTTAAACAAGGGAGACGTCTTTGCATTCCCAATTGGCCTCATTCACTTTCAGTTTAACATAGGGCAGACCAACGCTGTTGCTTTTGCCGGTCTCAATAGCCAAAATCCCGGGGTGATTACCATTGCAAACGCGGTCTTTGGATCTTATCCTCCCATCAATCCTGATGTTCTCATTAAAGCCTTCCAAGTTGACAAGAATGTAGTTGATTATCTTCAAAAACAATTCTAG